From Triticum aestivum cultivar Chinese Spring chromosome 4A, IWGSC CS RefSeq v2.1, whole genome shotgun sequence, a single genomic window includes:
- the LOC123086443 gene encoding obtusifoliol 14-alpha demethylase-like, with protein sequence MDLLAAARPQWLLAGAALLLATVAFLRVLLGPGGGGRRAPPMIPGAPVVGGLLRFLRGPIPLIRAEYARLGPVFTVPILTRRITFLIGPDVSAHFFKSNESDMSQQEVYRFNVPTFGPGVVFDVDYQVRQEQFRFFTEALRANKLRSYVDQMVAEAEEYFSKWGESGTVDLKYELEHLIILTASRCLLGREVREKLFDDVSALFHDLDNGMQPISVIFPYLPIPAHRRRDQARTRLAEIFATIIKSRKASGQSEEDMLQCFIDSKYKNGRQTTESEVTGLLIAALFAGQHTSSITSTWTGAYLLKFQQYFAEAVEEQKEVMKRHGDKIDHDILAEMDVLYRCIKEALRLHPPLIMLLRQSHSDFSVTTREGKEFDIPKGHIVATSPAFANRLPHIFKNPDSYDPDRFAAGREEDKVAGAFSYISFGGGRHGCLGEPFAYLQIKAIWTHLLRNFEFELVSPFPENDWNAMVVGIKGEVMVNYKRRKLVVDN encoded by the exons ATGGATCTCCTCGCGGCCGCCCGGCCCCAGTGGCTCCTCGCCGGCGCAGCGCTGCTGCTCGCCACCGTCGCCTTCCTCAGGGTCCTCCTCggccccggcggcggcggcaggcgggcgCCGCCGATGATCCCGGGGGCGCCCGTCGTGGGCGGGCTGCTGCGCTTCCTGCGGGGCCCCATCCCGCTCATCCGGGCCGAGTACGCCCGCCTCGGCCCCGTCTTCACCGTCCCCATCCTCACCCGCCGGATCACCTTCCTCATCGGCCCCGACGTCTCGGCGCACTTCTTCAAGAGCAACGAGTCCGACATGAGCCAGCAGGAGGTCTACCGCTTCAACGTCCCCACCTTCGGCCCCGGGGTCGTCTTCGACGTCGACTACCAGGTCAGGCAGGAGCAGTTCAGGTTCTTCACCGAGGCGCTCAGGGCCAACAAGCTCCGCAGCTACGTCGACCAGATGGTTGCCGAGGCCGAG GAGTACTTCTCAAAGTGGGGAGAAAGCGGCACTGTGGATCTGAAGTATGAATTGGAGCACCTCATCATACTGACTGCTAGCCGATGCTTGTTGGGAAGGGAAGTGCGAGAAAAGTTGTTTGATGATGTTTCTGCTCTCTTCCATGATCTTGACAATGGGATGCAGCCAATCAGTGTCATCTTTCCCTACCTCCCAATCCCTGCACACCGTCGCCGTGACCAGGCACGGACACGTTTGGCGGAGATCTTCGCCACCATCATCAAGTCCCGCAAGGCCTCTGGACAGTCCGAGGAAGACATGCTGCAGTGCTTCATTGATTCCAAGTACAAGAATGGCCGCCAGACCACAGAAAGTGAGGTGACTGGGCTACTTATCGCAGCCCTGTTTGCTGGACAGCACACTAGCTCGATCACCTCAACCTGGACTGGGGCCTACCTGCTCAAGTTCCAGCAGTACTTTGCAGAGGCTGTAGAGGAGCAGAAGGAGGTCATGAAGAGGCATGGTGACAAGATCGATCATGACATCTTGGCAGAGATGGATGTCCTCTACCGGTGCATCAAGGAGGCGCTCCGGCTCCACCCGCCGCTGATCATGCTGCTTCGCCAATCACACTCTGACTTCAGCGTGACCACGAGGGAAGGCAAAGAGTTTGATATCCCCAAGGGCCACATTGTCGCAACATCTCCTGCTTTCGCTAACAGGCTCCCCCATATCTTCAAGAACCCGGACTCGTATGACCCTGACCGGTTTGCGGCTGGGAGGGAGGAGGACAAGGTTGCGGGTGCCTTCTCGTACATCTCCTTTGGGGGTGGCAGGCACGGGTGCCTCGGTGAGCCCTTCGCGTACCTGCAGATCAAGGCGATATGGACACACCTCCTGAGGAACTTTGAGTTTGAGCTGGTCTCACCGTTCCCTGAGAACGACTGGAATGCGATGGTCGTCGGCATCAAGGGCGAGGTAATGGTCAACTACAAGCGGCGGAAGCTCGTCGTCGACAACTAG